In Daucus carota subsp. sativus chromosome 4, DH1 v3.0, whole genome shotgun sequence, one DNA window encodes the following:
- the LOC135152139 gene encoding uncharacterized protein LOC135152139 has product MAANEYQNPTQRLHQGKVAGILDVDATSAIAAQLKALTMKVDSLTLENQIGQIANALINGAQGTLPSDTEANPGKKEMKEQQVYPPPPFPKRLQKHKLDKQFAKFLEVFKKLQINIPFGEALEQMPSYAKFMKGILSRKLKLEDLETVALTEECSAVLQQKLPPKLKDPGSFTIPCTIGKLSFDKCLCDLGASINLMPLSVFKKLGLPEPKPTNMSLQLADRSITYPRGIVEDVLVKVDKLIFPADFVILDFEEDKQIPIILGRPFLATGQTLIDVFDAMKFPTDEEECFKVEPLEAVENSVSGQKLRPSTFERVLTRDSDFEDEGVAELENSQEHRNPFIEEAPELELKLPPDLLSDV; this is encoded by the exons atggccgcgaatgaatatcagaatcctactcagcgtcttcatcagggtaAGGTAGCAGggattctggatgttgatgctacttcagccatagctgctcagcttaaggctcttactatgaaggtggattctttg actttggagaatcagattgggcagattgctaaCGCGTTGATAAACGGAgcacaaggaactcttcctagtgataccgaggccaatccgggtaagaaagagatgaaggaacag caagtgtatccacctcccccttttccgaagagacttcagaagcataagctcgacaaacaattcgctaaatttctagaggttttcaagaaattgcaAATCAATATACCTTTTGGGGAAGCTCTAGAACAGATGCCGAGCTATGCTAagttcatgaaaggtattctatctcggaaGCTGAAGCTTGAGGACTTGGAGACCGTTGCTCTAACGGAAGAGTGCAGTGCGGTGCTGCAACAGAAATTGCCTCCGAAACTTAAAGATCCCGGAAGTTTCACAATACCATGTACTATTGGCAAGTTATCTTTCGACAAGTGTTTGTGTGACCTGGGAGCTAGTATCAATCTGATGCCGTTgtctgtcttcaagaaacttgggCTGCCGGAGCCGAAACCTACGAACATGTCattacaactggctgatcggtccatcacTTACCCACGTGGTATAGTGGAGGATGTCTTGGTTAAGGTGGATAAGCTCATATttcctgctgattttgtcattctagacttCGAGGAGGATAAGCagattcccattatcttggggaggccgttcttagctacaggccaaactttgatcgat gtgttcgacgcaatgaaatttccaaccgacgaagaagaatgctttaaggtggagccaCTAGAAGCTGTTGAAAATTCTGTGTCGGGGCAAAAGCTAAGGCCAAGTACCTTTGAGAGAGTCTTAACAAGGGATTCTGATTTCGAAGATGAAGGAGTAGCAGAGCTTGAAAATTCTCAAGAGCATCGTAATCCATTTATTGAAGAAGCTCCCGAACTCGAACTCAAACTACCTCCAGATCTCTTAAGTGATGTGTAG